From Roseibium alexandrii DFL-11, the proteins below share one genomic window:
- a CDS encoding aspartate/glutamate racemase family protein, whose translation MKTIGLLGGMSWESTVTYYQLLNRMTRDRLGGLHSAKCLLWSFDFADVAKAQSDGDWARATRLMIDAAQNLERGGAECLVICTNTMHKMAGEVQAAVDIPLIHIADATAPAIKSAGSTAPLLLATAYTMEQDFYKGHLRDQHGIEVRIPEADDRAAVHRIIYEELCQGEVLDRSKTRYLDVVDRAVAAGADGVIFGCTEIGLLVSEVDFRVPAFNTTTLHAEAAVSFALG comes from the coding sequence ATGAAAACCATTGGTCTGCTCGGCGGTATGAGCTGGGAAAGCACAGTCACTTATTACCAGCTTTTGAACCGAATGACACGGGATCGGCTGGGCGGCCTGCATTCGGCGAAATGTCTGCTTTGGTCTTTCGATTTTGCCGATGTTGCCAAGGCGCAATCCGATGGCGACTGGGCACGGGCAACGCGCCTCATGATTGACGCAGCGCAGAACCTGGAACGCGGCGGTGCGGAGTGCTTGGTGATATGTACCAACACCATGCATAAAATGGCCGGAGAGGTTCAGGCCGCGGTCGATATCCCACTCATTCACATTGCCGATGCGACGGCACCGGCAATCAAGTCAGCAGGCAGCACAGCGCCCTTGCTGCTCGCAACCGCCTATACGATGGAGCAGGACTTTTACAAAGGTCATCTGCGTGATCAGCACGGGATTGAGGTGCGGATCCCGGAGGCTGATGACCGGGCGGCGGTGCACCGGATCATCTATGAAGAACTTTGTCAGGGAGAAGTGTTGGACCGCTCCAAGACGCGCTATCTCGACGTTGTTGACCGCGCCGTCGCTGCAGGTGCCGATGGCGTTATATTCGGATGCACGGAAATCGGACTATTGGTTTCAGAAGTAGACTTTCGCGTTCCAGCCTTCAATACAACAACGCTGCATGCCGAGGCCGCCGTCAGTTTTGCACTCGGCTGA
- a CDS encoding SDR family NAD(P)-dependent oxidoreductase — MTATALITGASSGIGAAFARYHAAKGGDLVLVARREDALEQLKTELEAKHGINVHVFARDVGSGEAAQALYDEITKAGIEVGILINNAGFGGRGNHIERELASEQAMVDLNVMSLMTLTRLFGHEMAQRGKGYILNVGSTAGFMPGPSQAVYFATKAFVNSYSQALNEELKPKGVKVTVLAPGYVETEFAKIADLEGTQLTRSGATPESVAKIGYDAMMEGKLVSINEKALDFSLNWVIPLLPRRAVLKMVSKMQAK; from the coding sequence ATGACCGCCACCGCTCTGATCACCGGAGCCTCTTCAGGTATCGGTGCCGCATTTGCCCGCTACCATGCCGCAAAAGGCGGAGATCTTGTTCTCGTCGCACGGCGTGAAGACGCGCTCGAGCAGTTGAAAACAGAGCTGGAGGCAAAGCATGGCATTAATGTGCATGTCTTTGCGCGGGATGTGGGGTCTGGCGAAGCCGCGCAAGCGCTGTACGACGAGATCACCAAGGCGGGGATTGAGGTTGGAATTCTGATCAACAATGCCGGATTTGGCGGCCGGGGCAATCACATCGAGCGGGAGCTTGCCAGCGAGCAGGCGATGGTCGATCTGAATGTCATGTCCTTGATGACGCTGACCCGGCTGTTCGGACACGAAATGGCCCAGCGCGGGAAGGGCTACATCCTGAATGTCGGGTCAACGGCCGGTTTTATGCCCGGGCCATCACAGGCCGTCTATTTCGCAACCAAAGCCTTCGTGAACTCCTATTCGCAGGCGCTCAATGAAGAGTTGAAGCCTAAGGGCGTGAAAGTGACAGTTCTGGCACCTGGATATGTCGAGACTGAGTTTGCCAAAATTGCAGATCTTGAAGGAACGCAGCTGACGCGCTCCGGCGCAACGCCGGAAAGCGTGGCAAAGATCGGCTATGACGCGATGATGGAGGGCAAGCTGGTTTCGATTAACGAGAAGGCACTCGACTTCTCGCTCAATTGGGTGATTCCGCTGTTGCCGCGCCGAGCCGTCCTGAAAATGGTTTCCAAGATGCAGGCGAAGTAG
- a CDS encoding NADP-dependent isocitrate dehydrogenase, which produces MTKIKVENPVVELDGDEMTRIIWAFIKDKLIHPYLDVDLHYYDLSIQKRDETDDQITIDAANAIKEHGVGIKCATITPDEARVEEFGLKRMYRSPNGTIRNILGGVIFREPIIMQNVPRLVPGWTQPIIVGRHAFGDQYRATDFTFPGKGKLTIKFVGEDGTEIEREVFDAPSSGVAMAMYNLDDSIRDFARASLNYALGRKVPCYLSTKNTILKAYDGRFKDLFQEIYEAEFKDKYAEAGIWYEHRLIDDMVASALKWSGGYVWACKNYDGDVQSDTVAQGFGSLGLMTSVLMSPDGKTVEAEAAHGTVTRHYRQHEKGESTSTNSIASIFAWTRGLAHRAKLDGNDKLARFAKTLETVCIKTVESGYMTKDLALLVGPDQGWLTTTGFLDKIDENLQKAMADL; this is translated from the coding sequence ATGACCAAGATCAAAGTCGAAAATCCGGTTGTTGAACTTGATGGCGATGAGATGACCCGGATCATCTGGGCTTTCATCAAGGACAAGCTGATCCATCCCTATCTGGATGTTGATCTGCACTACTATGATTTGTCGATTCAAAAGCGCGACGAAACCGACGACCAAATCACCATCGATGCGGCCAATGCCATCAAGGAACACGGGGTCGGCATCAAATGCGCGACCATCACCCCCGATGAAGCCCGCGTTGAGGAGTTCGGCCTGAAGCGCATGTACCGGTCTCCAAACGGCACGATCCGGAACATTCTGGGCGGCGTGATCTTCCGCGAGCCGATCATCATGCAAAACGTACCGCGCCTCGTGCCGGGCTGGACCCAGCCGATCATCGTCGGCCGACACGCGTTTGGCGATCAATACCGCGCTACAGACTTCACATTCCCCGGCAAGGGCAAGCTGACCATCAAGTTTGTTGGCGAGGATGGTACGGAGATCGAACGCGAAGTCTTTGACGCGCCCTCCTCCGGTGTCGCGATGGCCATGTACAATCTTGATGATTCCATCCGCGACTTTGCCCGCGCTTCGCTGAACTATGCGCTGGGCCGGAAGGTGCCGTGTTACCTCTCCACCAAGAACACTATCCTGAAAGCCTACGACGGCCGCTTCAAGGATCTGTTCCAGGAAATCTACGAGGCGGAGTTCAAGGACAAGTATGCCGAAGCCGGGATCTGGTACGAGCATCGCCTGATCGACGACATGGTCGCCAGTGCCCTGAAATGGTCTGGCGGTTATGTCTGGGCCTGCAAGAACTATGACGGGGATGTGCAGTCCGACACGGTTGCCCAAGGCTTCGGCTCTCTTGGCCTTATGACCTCGGTCCTGATGAGCCCGGACGGCAAGACGGTGGAAGCGGAAGCGGCCCACGGCACGGTTACCCGTCATTATCGCCAGCACGAAAAGGGCGAGAGCACATCGACCAACTCGATTGCCTCGATCTTTGCCTGGACCCGCGGGCTAGCGCATCGGGCAAAGCTGGACGGCAACGACAAGCTCGCCCGCTTTGCCAAGACGCTGGAGACCGTCTGCATCAAGACCGTTGAAAGCGGCTACATGACCAAGGATCTGGCGTTGCTGGTCGGCCCGGATCAAGGCTGGCTGACAACAACCGGCTTCCTCGACAAGATCGACGAGAACCTGCAAAAGGCCATGGCTGATCTTTAA
- a CDS encoding chloride channel protein, producing MRKILDAASHLPDILISWITPNVRQYRSSRLHVVWLLALIVGVLVAIAAIIFRTLIGLFQLPWLGTATELTMEAAAAQPWWVILAAPTIGGLIVGWMLQKYHPYQRAGGVADVIEARAYGGRGLPLKAGLWSGLVTTISLGAGASAGREGPVVHLGATIGAAICSKFSLPDSARRVLLGCAVASAVSASFNAPIAGVLFAHEVILGHYAVSAFVPIVLASVMGTLIVRWWFGDVAAFVIPQYEITSYLEIPAFALLGLTCAAVAIIFQFALIGTDWTARNITMPLWLRPVLGGLAVGTMGIFVPGILGVGYEATDLALKHELPLQTMLILLVAKTAATAITLASRFGGGIFSPALYLGAMTGGAFGLIAASVFPEMASSHGLYAILGMGAVAAAVLGAPVSTTMIVFELTGGYALSIALLLSVSIATGLTQAVHGKSYFHWQLGMRGCFVNEGAHRLLSETVKVRDFMDLPPENEDSDALKFDPGSDGPYLHDTDSLESALKSFDACGKSSLPVVRKGNATRIIGTARHVRGLRYFNAALIKATKEEHV from the coding sequence ATGCGCAAGATACTAGACGCCGCGAGCCACCTGCCCGACATCCTGATCAGCTGGATCACGCCCAACGTGCGCCAGTACCGATCCAGCCGTCTGCATGTCGTCTGGTTGCTCGCGCTTATCGTCGGCGTCCTGGTTGCGATTGCCGCCATCATCTTCCGGACCCTGATCGGGCTGTTCCAATTGCCCTGGTTGGGAACGGCAACCGAACTCACAATGGAAGCTGCTGCCGCTCAGCCGTGGTGGGTGATTTTGGCGGCCCCGACCATTGGCGGCCTTATCGTCGGTTGGATGCTGCAGAAATATCACCCGTATCAGCGGGCTGGCGGTGTGGCCGACGTTATTGAAGCGCGTGCCTATGGCGGCCGTGGGTTGCCGCTGAAAGCAGGGCTATGGTCCGGTCTGGTCACAACGATTTCTCTCGGTGCAGGCGCGAGTGCCGGACGTGAAGGCCCCGTTGTCCACCTCGGCGCCACGATCGGCGCTGCCATCTGTTCGAAATTTTCGCTGCCGGATTCAGCGCGCCGGGTCCTCTTGGGCTGTGCTGTCGCCAGTGCGGTCTCTGCCTCGTTCAACGCGCCGATTGCAGGCGTCCTCTTTGCCCACGAAGTGATCCTCGGCCACTACGCCGTTTCGGCCTTCGTGCCGATTGTTCTGGCATCTGTCATGGGCACGTTGATCGTCCGCTGGTGGTTTGGCGATGTCGCCGCCTTCGTGATCCCGCAATATGAGATCACGTCTTACCTTGAGATCCCGGCCTTCGCGCTTTTAGGTCTGACATGTGCGGCTGTGGCCATCATTTTCCAGTTCGCGCTGATTGGGACGGACTGGACTGCCCGCAACATCACCATGCCGCTCTGGCTTCGCCCGGTTCTGGGCGGTCTTGCCGTCGGCACGATGGGGATCTTCGTTCCCGGCATCCTAGGTGTTGGTTATGAAGCCACCGACCTTGCGCTGAAACACGAATTGCCGCTTCAGACCATGCTGATCCTGCTGGTAGCAAAGACCGCGGCAACGGCCATTACCCTCGCCTCACGGTTTGGCGGGGGGATTTTCTCGCCGGCCCTTTATCTCGGTGCCATGACCGGCGGTGCCTTCGGCTTGATTGCGGCGTCCGTGTTCCCGGAAATGGCCTCAAGCCACGGGCTTTATGCGATCCTTGGCATGGGCGCGGTGGCCGCGGCTGTTCTCGGCGCACCTGTCTCCACGACGATGATCGTCTTCGAGCTGACCGGCGGCTATGCCCTTTCAATCGCACTGCTTCTGTCTGTCTCCATCGCAACCGGGCTGACGCAGGCCGTGCATGGCAAGTCCTATTTCCATTGGCAGCTGGGCATGCGCGGGTGTTTCGTCAATGAGGGCGCGCACCGTCTCCTCAGCGAGACTGTGAAGGTGCGCGATTTCATGGATCTGCCCCCGGAAAACGAAGACTCGGACGCCCTTAAATTCGATCCCGGCTCCGATGGACCTTATCTGCATGACACAGACAGTCTTGAAAGCGCGCTGAAGAGTTTTGATGCCTGCGGAAAGTCATCGCTGCCCGTGGTGCGCAAGGGCAACGCCACGCGGATCATCGGCACAGCCCGCCATGTTCGCGGTTTGCGCTACTTCAACGCCGCCTTGATCAAGGCGACGAAGGAAGAACATGTTTAA
- a CDS encoding thioesterase family protein: protein MPIAWKPEPVRCDVMTVKDEWIDYNGHLNMAYYNVLLDKACDQVFEQLGLGPDYVKERNASFFTAEAHVCYVRELSAGMPVIVSLQLIDFDEKRAHFYEEMHHAEEDWLSATSEQLCLHVDMGARKVAPWPEDITANLQALADAHSSLPRPERVGRHIEIKKKS, encoded by the coding sequence ATGCCTATTGCCTGGAAGCCGGAGCCGGTGCGGTGCGATGTCATGACCGTCAAGGACGAATGGATCGACTATAACGGTCATCTGAACATGGCCTACTACAACGTCCTCCTTGATAAGGCGTGCGATCAGGTGTTTGAACAGCTCGGCCTCGGCCCGGATTATGTGAAGGAACGCAATGCCTCGTTCTTCACCGCAGAAGCTCATGTTTGCTACGTTCGGGAACTTAGTGCCGGAATGCCCGTGATCGTCTCCCTGCAGCTGATCGATTTCGATGAAAAGCGGGCTCACTTTTACGAAGAAATGCATCACGCAGAGGAAGACTGGCTCTCTGCAACGTCCGAACAGCTATGCCTGCATGTAGATATGGGAGCCCGAAAGGTCGCGCCATGGCCGGAAGACATCACGGCAAACCTGCAAGCGCTTGCAGACGCGCACAGCTCTTTGCCCCGTCCGGAGCGTGTCGGACGGCATATCGAGATCAAAAAGAAGAGCTAG
- a CDS encoding FAD-binding oxidoreductase yields MTMPELAGAAQTLENSTGSAGVEGLVSTLKDSFGERCGTSAALREQHGHTTTWIETQPPDAVVFAQTTQEVSDIVKLCAAAKVPVIPFGTGTSLEGHVNAPHGGISIDVSQMNRILDVHPEDLDCVVEAGVTRKQLNSYLRDTGLFFPIDPGADASIGGMVATRASGTNAVRYGTMKDAVVALTIVMPDGSIVHTGGRAKKSSAGYDLTRLMVGSEGTLGIITEITLRLHGQPEAISGGVCPFPDVQTACNAVISTIQMGLPVARIELLDSLQVRACNNYSKLDLAETPTLFLEFHGSEAGVKEQSEMFSAIAEELGGGPFKWATAAEERTRLWTARHDAYWAGKSLKPDADIMVTDVCVPISRLADCVQATADDIQAEGLLAPIVGHVGDGNFHVQVLVDMDDADAVRRGKDFVERLSLRAIDMGGTCSGEHGVGQGKRKYMEREHGNALGLMKAIKLALDPDNIMNPGKILP; encoded by the coding sequence ATGACAATGCCGGAATTGGCGGGAGCGGCCCAAACACTTGAAAATTCAACCGGGAGCGCCGGGGTCGAGGGACTCGTGTCGACGTTGAAGGACAGCTTTGGTGAGCGATGTGGAACTTCCGCAGCGCTGCGCGAGCAACATGGGCACACAACCACCTGGATCGAGACCCAGCCGCCGGATGCCGTTGTTTTTGCGCAGACAACGCAGGAGGTCTCAGACATCGTCAAACTTTGCGCCGCGGCCAAAGTGCCGGTTATTCCCTTTGGGACGGGAACTTCGCTGGAGGGGCACGTGAATGCCCCGCACGGGGGGATCTCCATCGATGTCAGCCAAATGAACCGCATTCTGGACGTGCATCCTGAAGATCTGGATTGCGTCGTTGAAGCCGGTGTGACCCGCAAGCAGCTCAACAGCTATCTTCGGGACACAGGTCTGTTTTTCCCAATTGACCCAGGCGCAGATGCCAGTATTGGAGGCATGGTGGCGACGCGGGCGTCCGGCACCAATGCCGTGCGCTATGGCACGATGAAGGACGCCGTGGTCGCCCTGACCATCGTTATGCCGGACGGCTCGATTGTCCACACCGGCGGCCGGGCGAAAAAGTCCTCGGCGGGATACGACCTGACCCGGTTGATGGTCGGCTCGGAAGGCACGCTCGGCATCATCACGGAAATCACCTTGCGCCTTCATGGCCAACCGGAAGCTATTTCCGGCGGTGTTTGTCCGTTCCCGGATGTTCAGACCGCTTGTAACGCTGTCATCAGCACCATTCAGATGGGCTTGCCGGTCGCCCGGATCGAGTTACTGGACAGCTTGCAGGTGCGGGCTTGCAACAATTATTCAAAGCTGGACCTGGCCGAAACGCCAACGCTTTTCCTGGAGTTCCATGGCTCCGAAGCGGGCGTGAAAGAACAGTCTGAAATGTTCTCCGCCATTGCAGAAGAGCTTGGCGGCGGGCCTTTCAAATGGGCAACAGCGGCGGAAGAACGCACACGCCTTTGGACGGCGCGACACGATGCCTATTGGGCCGGAAAATCCCTCAAGCCGGATGCGGACATCATGGTCACGGACGTGTGTGTGCCGATCTCGCGGCTTGCCGACTGCGTTCAAGCGACAGCGGATGATATTCAGGCAGAGGGTTTGCTCGCCCCGATCGTGGGCCATGTCGGTGACGGCAACTTCCACGTTCAGGTTCTCGTTGATATGGATGACGCTGATGCCGTGCGCCGCGGCAAGGATTTTGTTGAGCGCCTGTCCTTGCGCGCCATTGATATGGGCGGCACCTGTTCCGGTGAGCATGGCGTGGGGCAGGGCAAGCGCAAATACATGGAGCGGGAGCACGGCAACGCGCTGGGTCTTATGAAGGCCATCAAGCTGGCGCTGGACCCGGACAACATCATGAACCCGGGCAAGATCTTGCCATAA
- a CDS encoding AsmA family protein codes for MVLVLVTALVGPFFVDWTIYRSTFETYASRVLGHRVTVLGEADLRLLPAPYIRFSDVRVGEAEDPLLVVSRFDMRVELPPLLKGEFRVVDMALERPHLTLSLDEAGRLDWLTAVTADGALADLPPEDVALEKVTIRDGAISVIDARTGETHSLDNGNLSVSARTLAGPFRADGSLTLNGSAYSVSLASGRIRDNESLRLKGDVTPTDLPVTFSFDGALSETDAAPRFDGAFDITSVALDESDTNTWSVDGQFSADIAEVAVPEFEFRFGPDDKRLSMTGEADLVYSGDRRFEVRAQSKQVDLDRLLGGGPQAPVEINTAGQQLVSALGAVPLPTIDGALSLDVPAVVAGGGIIQNVRLDLETMLGGWRIARLAGRLPGRTMVATQGDLGLEPALTYRGAVSVRSDQPATFFSWWQSQESGAAVLEPVAVEGRLNLMPAGAALDNLRLTVAGSEARGGLAYRQPRGGGNAEFSLSLDADTLDLDQMETLTALMRPFRGATGQSTSGGTRSTNVSLRLQAREVRGRGVAGEGLAFEAEYADGNMRIDRLFAADLAGARIDVTGDVRNLLTAPNGAVSGTLDARDLSGLMALVKGVLPDSALIDRLEKAADSLVPAQFDASLKAAERANGTDLSVELTGTAGGTEVAVRSNLEGRIDAWHEADIGVSLSMTGADGSAVLQQLGLDVLPVEAIGEARILAEVSGVPANGLDVRSTFALGETKIETTGTLTLKADEEAAYALNGTLETPDLTPLALLSGRILPVMAGDLPATLTAAVEGVGTSLALPSFSGTFRDTRFDGRLEGDLTPVPGERNRRFNGELNVSQMELRALSELVLGPDQWYALGDGSSVWPTAFFGAPLLDDLDLTLDLRADDLYLDEDMALQSARAEFRLTPLLLRLDGLNGTYAGGKFDGNLSLRRSEAEGAASGRVKLTGADLRQLSWRPDGRAVVSGTGDLYLDFEGIGRSIAAIVAGLNGGGSFALQNGTVQRLNPQAFLQVTRAVDAGLDLQDDKIEEVFLSHMSAGSLPFEKVEGTLTLVGGRLSARNVVVDAEKAEVFGSAQLDLNTYDLDADFSLKVDPGENAVTGAEPQIGLLFEGPVEAPARSVDITPFTAYLTLRAFEQEVERVERLQAEILERDRLTRELKRQSEAKVRREREAIEAAAAAEAAAQAAEEERLRLEQEQLERESQEQEQTQNSEQTPVVPDTQAVETAASPADAPVDDPIPLTDRIRAVLDASNDNLDLTGASAAPETKPASDLPPLDGPITIEDLLSGQFGIPAGQ; via the coding sequence GTGGTTCTGGTGCTGGTAACGGCGCTCGTAGGGCCTTTTTTCGTCGATTGGACCATTTACCGGTCAACCTTTGAAACCTATGCAAGCCGGGTGCTTGGACACCGCGTGACCGTCCTCGGGGAGGCGGACCTCCGCCTGTTGCCTGCACCCTATATCCGGTTTTCCGATGTCCGTGTCGGTGAAGCAGAAGATCCTTTGTTGGTCGTCTCCCGCTTCGACATGCGTGTTGAATTGCCGCCGCTCTTGAAAGGCGAGTTCCGGGTCGTTGACATGGCTCTGGAGCGGCCACACCTTACCCTTTCTCTGGACGAGGCTGGCCGGTTGGATTGGCTGACCGCGGTGACGGCCGATGGCGCCCTTGCCGATCTGCCTCCCGAAGATGTGGCGCTGGAGAAGGTCACGATCCGCGACGGGGCGATTTCTGTGATCGATGCCCGTACGGGTGAGACGCACAGCCTTGATAACGGCAACCTCTCCGTCAGCGCGCGCACTTTGGCCGGTCCCTTCCGCGCCGATGGAAGTCTGACGTTGAACGGGAGTGCCTATTCGGTCAGTCTTGCCTCTGGCCGCATCCGCGACAATGAAAGTCTGCGCCTCAAAGGGGATGTGACTCCCACGGATCTGCCCGTCACCTTCAGTTTTGACGGAGCCTTGAGCGAGACGGATGCAGCACCCCGTTTTGACGGAGCGTTCGACATAACCTCCGTGGCGCTGGACGAAAGCGATACGAACACTTGGTCGGTTGACGGCCAGTTCTCCGCGGATATCGCGGAAGTGGCTGTTCCGGAATTCGAATTCCGGTTTGGACCGGATGACAAACGGCTCAGCATGACGGGTGAGGCGGATCTGGTTTATTCCGGTGATCGGCGTTTTGAAGTTCGTGCGCAGTCGAAACAGGTGGATTTGGATCGTCTTCTGGGCGGCGGTCCACAAGCGCCGGTAGAAATCAACACTGCCGGGCAGCAGCTTGTCAGTGCGTTAGGGGCTGTTCCGCTGCCGACGATCGATGGTGCCTTGTCGCTGGATGTCCCGGCTGTTGTCGCTGGGGGTGGCATCATCCAAAATGTGCGTCTTGATCTTGAAACCATGCTGGGAGGCTGGCGGATTGCCCGCCTTGCCGGCCGCTTGCCAGGCCGCACCATGGTCGCGACGCAAGGGGACCTTGGCCTTGAACCGGCGTTGACATACCGAGGTGCCGTCTCCGTTCGGTCCGATCAGCCCGCGACATTTTTCAGCTGGTGGCAGAGCCAGGAAAGTGGAGCTGCGGTTCTAGAGCCTGTTGCCGTTGAGGGACGTTTGAACCTGATGCCGGCAGGCGCCGCCCTTGATAACTTGCGTCTCACCGTTGCCGGCTCGGAAGCCCGTGGCGGGCTTGCGTATCGCCAGCCGCGCGGCGGTGGCAATGCCGAGTTTTCCCTGTCTCTTGATGCCGACACTCTGGATCTCGATCAGATGGAAACGCTGACGGCCTTAATGCGGCCGTTCCGCGGGGCGACAGGGCAATCGACATCCGGTGGGACCAGGTCTACCAATGTGTCGCTGCGCCTGCAGGCACGTGAGGTGCGGGGCCGGGGCGTTGCCGGGGAAGGGCTGGCGTTTGAGGCCGAGTACGCCGATGGCAACATGCGCATTGATCGTTTGTTTGCAGCAGATCTCGCCGGTGCCCGGATTGATGTAACAGGCGATGTCCGCAATCTTCTGACCGCTCCAAACGGGGCCGTTTCCGGAACGCTCGATGCCAGGGATCTGTCTGGTCTGATGGCTCTGGTCAAGGGAGTGCTGCCCGATTCGGCGCTCATTGACCGGCTGGAAAAAGCCGCAGATAGCCTTGTGCCGGCCCAGTTCGATGCGTCCCTGAAAGCTGCAGAACGCGCCAACGGCACTGATCTTTCCGTTGAATTGACCGGCACCGCCGGAGGGACGGAAGTTGCGGTCCGGTCCAATCTGGAGGGCCGCATAGACGCTTGGCATGAAGCTGATATCGGCGTTTCGCTGTCCATGACAGGGGCGGATGGCAGTGCGGTTTTACAACAGCTCGGCCTTGATGTTCTCCCGGTTGAGGCGATCGGCGAAGCGCGGATTTTGGCAGAGGTCTCGGGCGTGCCCGCCAACGGCCTTGACGTCCGCAGCACTTTTGCGCTGGGCGAGACCAAGATAGAGACGACTGGAACGCTGACCCTCAAGGCAGATGAGGAAGCTGCCTATGCCTTGAACGGGACGCTGGAAACTCCTGATCTGACACCGCTCGCGTTGCTTTCCGGCCGTATTCTGCCGGTCATGGCTGGTGACTTGCCTGCAACGCTCACAGCGGCTGTTGAAGGGGTCGGCACCAGTCTGGCACTGCCGTCCTTTAGCGGCACGTTCCGGGATACCCGGTTCGACGGCCGGCTGGAAGGCGATCTGACACCGGTCCCGGGCGAGCGGAACCGCCGTTTCAATGGAGAGCTCAACGTCAGCCAGATGGAATTGCGTGCCTTGAGCGAATTGGTGCTCGGTCCGGACCAATGGTACGCGCTCGGTGATGGATCCAGCGTTTGGCCAACGGCCTTCTTTGGCGCGCCGCTTCTCGATGATCTGGACCTGACGCTGGATCTGCGGGCAGATGATCTCTACCTCGACGAAGATATGGCCCTTCAATCTGCGCGCGCCGAGTTCCGCTTAACGCCGCTGCTTCTTCGTCTTGATGGTCTGAATGGCACTTATGCGGGCGGCAAGTTTGACGGTAATCTGTCGCTCCGCCGTTCCGAGGCGGAAGGGGCCGCGTCTGGCCGGGTCAAGCTGACTGGCGCGGACCTCCGCCAGCTGTCTTGGCGCCCGGATGGCCGGGCGGTTGTTTCGGGGACAGGCGATCTTTACCTCGACTTTGAGGGCATTGGCAGGTCGATCGCGGCAATCGTTGCAGGGTTGAATGGTGGCGGCTCCTTTGCGCTTCAAAACGGCACGGTTCAGCGGCTGAACCCGCAGGCCTTTCTTCAGGTGACCCGGGCGGTCGATGCCGGTCTCGACTTGCAGGACGACAAGATCGAAGAGGTTTTCCTCAGCCACATGTCTGCCGGCAGCCTTCCGTTTGAAAAGGTGGAAGGAACGCTGACACTGGTTGGCGGCCGTCTTTCTGCCCGCAACGTGGTGGTTGATGCGGAAAAGGCCGAAGTCTTCGGGTCGGCTCAGCTGGATCTCAACACCTATGACCTCGATGCGGATTTCTCGCTCAAGGTCGATCCGGGCGAAAATGCGGTGACCGGAGCAGAGCCGCAGATTGGTTTGCTGTTCGAAGGGCCCGTCGAAGCGCCTGCGCGCAGTGTCGACATCACGCCCTTCACAGCTTATCTGACGCTCCGCGCGTTTGAGCAGGAAGTAGAGCGGGTGGAACGCCTCCAGGCAGAAATCTTGGAGCGGGACCGCTTGACGCGCGAACTCAAGCGCCAGTCCGAAGCAAAAGTGCGGCGCGAGCGGGAAGCGATCGAGGCTGCCGCTGCCGCAGAAGCAGCGGCGCAAGCGGCAGAAGAAGAACGTCTCCGTTTGGAGCAGGAACAGCTTGAGCGGGAGAGCCAGGAGCAGGAGCAAACGCAGAACAGCGAGCAGACCCCGGTTGTGCCCGACACGCAAGCCGTTGAAACCGCCGCCAGCCCTGCCGATGCTCCAGTGGATGACCCGATCCCGCTGACCGACCGGATCCGGGCGGTGCTTGATGCGTCGAACGACAATCTGGATCTCACCGGCGCATCCGCGGCGCCTGAAACCAAACCCGCCTCCGACCTCCCGCCTCTTGATGGCCCGATCACCATCGAAGATCTTTTAAGCGGACAGTTCGGTATCCCGGCAGGCCAGTGA
- a CDS encoding ribbon-helix-helix domain-containing protein gives MALQKRSVSLHGHRTSVALESEFWAVIDEAVRAESRSLASVIAEIDDTRDPDDPLSSAIRVWVLKRAQWRADQKA, from the coding sequence ATGGCGCTCCAGAAAAGATCGGTTTCCCTACACGGCCACCGGACCAGCGTCGCCCTTGAGTCGGAGTTCTGGGCGGTCATTGACGAAGCCGTAAGAGCAGAAAGTCGCTCCCTTGCCAGCGTGATCGCAGAAATAGACGACACGCGGGATCCGGACGATCCGCTGTCTTCTGCCATACGCGTTTGGGTGCTCAAACGGGCGCAATGGCGTGCTGATCAAAAAGCATAA
- a CDS encoding DUF4169 family protein: MSAEIVNLRQARKHKQRQTREKTAESNRQKFGRTKAEREADRRRRDMHEKQVDGHKLDGPATTPPGDN, from the coding sequence ATGAGCGCCGAAATTGTCAATCTGCGCCAGGCGCGCAAGCACAAGCAGCGGCAAACCAGGGAAAAAACCGCTGAAAGCAACCGCCAGAAGTTTGGCCGGACCAAAGCCGAACGCGAGGCGGACCGCCGGCGCCGGGACATGCATGAAAAGCAGGTAGATGGCCACAAGCTTGACGGACCGGCCACCACTCCGCCAGGCGACAATTAA